The genomic window attaaaaaatattatttttatatatttataggaaaaaaaacacatccatagctatatttttcttattcatttccGTACGCAAAAGATTCAGCTTTATCActtcaattcattaaaaaaagaaaaacagaggtcAACATCCAAGTCCTGATATTCAAAATGGAGTTGGGAGTACAATTGTAAAAGTAAATGGATGTGTCtggaatttcttttcttttctttccaccTCTTGTGATCACTCATTTGTGAATGGATTCTTGAAGGCGACTGGTAAAGAAGCAAGAGCCTTATACAATGCTGGACAAGTTACAGGCTTGGGATTTTGGGCACCAAACGTCAACATATTTAGAGACCCTAGATGGGGAAGAGGGCAAGAGACACCTGGAGAAGATCCATTGGTTGTGGGGAAGTATGGAGCGTCATTTGTCAGAGGAGTTCAGGGGGACTCTTTTGAAGGAGAGTCGACCCTTGGTGACCATCTTCAAGCTTCAGCTTGTTGCAAGCATTATACTGCCCACGACTTGGACAATTGGAATGGCGTGAATAGGTTCAGATTTAACGCTATAGTAAGTGAAATGCATTGGTTTAAGAACCtgatgtgtttaaatagtttttttttttaataatataaaaagtggTGAGAAATCGGGTTGTTCAGTTCTGCtcttatatatgattttttttttaatttatggccATATCCCAGTAGTTTTAACTTGATGTATAATGTGCGTTTTAAGGTTTTTGTGTTAAATGAAATTCTCTGCTATGTCATTTACATGCAAGCACCATTTTCTTGGCGCAGGTCACATTGCAGGACATGGCAGATACGTACCAGCCTCCATTCAGAAGTTGCGTACAAGAAGGAAAAGCTAGCGGGATAATGTGTTCTTACAACGAAATTAATGGAATCCCAAGCTGTGCACATTACGATCTCTTGACTAAGACACTCAGACAAGAGTGGGGCTTCTACGggtaataagataaaataaatgttcCAATGATGggaatgaaaattatttaagaaacaaaattatgcAAGAtcattgttgaaaaaatataggTACATCACGTCTGATTGCGATGCCGTCAACGTCCTACATGTTGAGCAAAAATACGCTAAAACACCAGAAGATGCAGTGGCCGATGCGCTTAAATCTGGTATTGTGACTCTCTCCTTTTGCCTTGCTATACTAGAATTTGTATTTATATGCAAGTTAAATGAACAGATCAAATAAGAAAGAGGTGGTTGGTATAAATGTTCAATGAAGGAAAGAATAATGTGGTCCACAAGTGGAAATTCTCAGAGTATCTGCAGATCTGGGCAATATAGTTGTCAAGAAAATCCCAGGAAAGGAATTCCCTCGAGATTGTATGTACTTCTAAGTAGCATCTCGTTTAGGCAAAGCTAAAACTAACTGGTCTCAACATGAAAGTATCCCTTGCATTTTTCCTGTAATAATTAACATATTAAGGAACTGTCGCGCTTCACAGTAGAATGAGATAGGATTGTGTGACTCACCAAAGGACCAATCAAACAGCTTCAACAGCTATGGTTAAAGAACTTGTTTCAACTTCCGAATTCAGAGAGACGACTTAcgaaatgcataaaaaaaaactgtagctTGTTCCTGTCTTCTAATCTCTCAGAGAACGAATTTCAGGGATGGATGTGGAATGTTCAACCTCTGCAAGATCAAAAGATTTCCCTGTTAGTTACTTAAGGAACTACACCAAATCAgctgttgaaaagaaaaaagtgacaGTAAGTGAAATAGACAGAGCCCTTCACAACCTCTTCTCTACGAGGATGAGATTAGGACTATTCAATGGCGATCCCACCAAACAGCTCTACAGCGATATTGGTCCAGACCAAGTCTGTTCCCAAGAACATCAGGCTCTAGCCCTTGAAGCAGCTCTAGATGGCATTGTCCTACTAAAGAATGCTGATAGGCTTCTTCCTCTTTCAAAATCAGGAATCTCTTCTCTTGCAGTTATAGGCCCCAATGCGCACAATTCAACAAACCTTCTTGGGAATTATTTTGGTCCAGCCTGCAAAAATGTTACGATATTGGAAGGATTGCGGAACTATGTTAGTTCTGCCTCGTATGAAAAAGGTTGCAATAATGTTTCGTGCACTTCAGCTGCAAAGAAGAAACCAGTAGAAATGGCACAAACGGAAGATCAAGTGATATTAGTAATGGGACTGGATCAAAGTCAAGAGAAGGAGAGGCTTGATCGTATGGACTTGGTGCTCCCAGGGAAGCAGCCAACGCTAATAACTGCTGTAGCAAAAGCTGCCAAAAGACCTATTGTTCTGGTGCTTCTTGGTGGAAGTCCAATGGATGTAACTTTTGCAAAGAATAATCGAAAAATTGGGAGCATTTTATGGGCTGGTTATCCAGGTCAAGCTGGAGCAACTGCACTAGCGCAGATTATATTTGGCGAGCACAACCCAGGTGAAGTATTACGATGCTTGGACAGtgtaatttggtccttaattcAACTAGAAAGAGGCGGTGCATATTCTACtgctaaattattttcaattgaatGATGTTCATCTTGCTGCAATGCAGGAGGGAGATTACCAATGACTTGGTATCCGCAAGATTTCACCAAAGTACCAATGACAGACATGAGAATGCGTCCTCAACCATCTACAGGAAATCCTGGCCGTACTTACAGATTCTACGAAGGGGAGAAGGTTTTCGAATTCGGGTATGGTCTCAGCTACTCAGACTATTCTTATACGTTTGCCTCTGTTGCACAGAACCAGTTGAACGTGAAAGATTCAAGCAATCAGCAGTCTGAGAACTCAGAGACTCCTGGATACAAGCTAGTTTCAGACATTGGTGAAGAACAATGTGAAAATATCAAGTTTAAAGTCACCGTCAGTGTTAAAAACGAGGGACAGATGGCAGGTAAGCATCCTGTATTGCTTTTTGCGAGGCACGCAAAGCCTGGAAAGGGAAGGCCAATCAAAAAGTTGGTTGGATTCCAAACTGTGAAATTAGGTGCAGGAGAGAAAACTGAAATTGAATATGAGTTGAGCCCTTGTGAGCACCTCAGCAGTGCTAACGAAGATGGTGTGATGGTGATGGAAGAAGGATCTCAAATCTTGCTTGTTGGAGACAAGGAACACCCAGTCACTATTATAGTCTGATAATCGATGATGATTCTTCAACCGCAGAGGATTGCAATTTTGATCGCAAATAATGGCTCGTAAGTAAATGATATATAGAAAATCACTATCTCCTGTGTTCTAGCA from Populus trichocarpa isolate Nisqually-1 chromosome 5, P.trichocarpa_v4.1, whole genome shotgun sequence includes these protein-coding regions:
- the LOC18099521 gene encoding probable beta-D-xylosidase 7; amino-acid sequence: MSPDPFSYKTHFKNKYNSFHLFSSYQQIHRMKLLNLVIFLIFHITSLHLCVESTDSSHPQDPYSCASASQPPYSCDSSDPSTKTYDFCKTTLPISRRAEDLVSRLTFEEKATQLVDTSPAIPRLGIPAYEWWSEGLHGIGFLTRVQQGISFFNRTIQHATSFPQVILTAASFDAHIWYRIGQATGKEARALYNAGQVTGLGFWAPNVNIFRDPRWGRGQETPGEDPLVVGKYGASFVRGVQGDSFEGESTLGDHLQASACCKHYTAHDLDNWNGVNRFRFNAIVTLQDMADTYQPPFRSCVQEGKASGIMCSYNEINGIPSCAHYDLLTKTLRQEWGFYGYITSDCDAVNVLHVEQKYAKTPEDAVADALKSGMDVECSTSARSKDFPVSYLRNYTKSAVEKKKVTVSEIDRALHNLFSTRMRLGLFNGDPTKQLYSDIGPDQVCSQEHQALALEAALDGIVLLKNADRLLPLSKSGISSLAVIGPNAHNSTNLLGNYFGPACKNVTILEGLRNYVSSASYEKGCNNVSCTSAAKKKPVEMAQTEDQVILVMGLDQSQEKERLDRMDLVLPGKQPTLITAVAKAAKRPIVLVLLGGSPMDVTFAKNNRKIGSILWAGYPGQAGATALAQIIFGEHNPGGRLPMTWYPQDFTKVPMTDMRMRPQPSTGNPGRTYRFYEGEKVFEFGYGLSYSDYSYTFASVAQNQLNVKDSSNQQSENSETPGYKLVSDIGEEQCENIKFKVTVSVKNEGQMAGKHPVLLFARHAKPGKGRPIKKLVGFQTVKLGAGEKTEIEYELSPCEHLSSANEDGVMVMEEGSQILLVGDKEHPVTIIV